One window of Mauremys reevesii isolate NIE-2019 linkage group 4, ASM1616193v1, whole genome shotgun sequence genomic DNA carries:
- the LOC120404653 gene encoding uncharacterized protein LOC120404653 isoform X2: protein MAEEAPKDPSKPIGAWEETKPPQWKSWQKSPQQKQELCVPQPFHADSPAYCNACLMRLDSEEKEALDYIEAFLTSNEQDEAKKLKFLDSISTLRSLPAFMNKALLVEKIKELIDHESVDSLTGVMRQQAMLAIMKLSKMKLPVRILTQPSLLATCFSSIFSLPPAHTMEEVEAALYTKTLKTMDEMLKALVCEDQEPNLLVLQIILKVWRRGGRKGTSPVAGVGLRDQGSV, encoded by the exons ATGGCTGAAGAAGCCCCCAAGGACCCCTCAAAGCCCATCGGTGCCTGGGAGGAGACGAAACCTCCCCAATGGAAGAGTTGGCAAAAGAGCccacagcagaagcaggagctgtgtgtgcctcagccctTCCATGCCG ATTCACCAGCCTACTGTAACGCCTGCTTGATGAGGCTAGACTCGGAGGAGAAAGAGGCTCTGGATTACATCGAAGCCTTTCTCACGAGCAATGAACAG GACGAGGCCAAGAAACTCAAGTTCTTGGATTCCATCAGCACCCTCAGAAGCCTGCCTGCTTTTATGAACAAAGCCCTGCTAGTGGAGAAGATAAAG gagctgattgatcaCGAGTCCGTCGACTCCCTGACCGGCGTGATGCGTCAGCAAGCTATGCTCGCCATCATGAAGCTGAG cAAAATGAAGCTACCGGTGCGGATCCTGACACAACCCAGCCTGctcgccacctgcttctccagcatcttctccctgcctccagcacacaccatggaggaggtggaggctgctCTCTACACCAAA ACTTTGAAAACCATGGATGAGATGCTGAAGGCCTTGGTGTGCGAGGATCAGGAGCCCAACCTTCTGGTGCTGCAAATCATCTTGAAGGTCTggaggcgtgggggcaggaaggggactagtcctgtagctggggtggggctcagggaccaaGGCTCTGTTTAA
- the LOC120404653 gene encoding uncharacterized protein LOC120404653 isoform X1: MTSCRDPGGPWMAEEAPKDPSKPIGAWEETKPPQWKSWQKSPQQKQELCVPQPFHADSPAYCNACLMRLDSEEKEALDYIEAFLTSNEQDEAKKLKFLDSISTLRSLPAFMNKALLVEKIKELIDHESVDSLTGVMRQQAMLAIMKLSKMKLPVRILTQPSLLATCFSSIFSLPPAHTMEEVEAALYTKTLKTMDEMLKALVCEDQEPNLLVLQIILKVWRRGGRKGTSPVAGVGLRDQGSV, from the exons GATGGCTGAAGAAGCCCCCAAGGACCCCTCAAAGCCCATCGGTGCCTGGGAGGAGACGAAACCTCCCCAATGGAAGAGTTGGCAAAAGAGCccacagcagaagcaggagctgtgtgtgcctcagccctTCCATGCCG ATTCACCAGCCTACTGTAACGCCTGCTTGATGAGGCTAGACTCGGAGGAGAAAGAGGCTCTGGATTACATCGAAGCCTTTCTCACGAGCAATGAACAG GACGAGGCCAAGAAACTCAAGTTCTTGGATTCCATCAGCACCCTCAGAAGCCTGCCTGCTTTTATGAACAAAGCCCTGCTAGTGGAGAAGATAAAG gagctgattgatcaCGAGTCCGTCGACTCCCTGACCGGCGTGATGCGTCAGCAAGCTATGCTCGCCATCATGAAGCTGAG cAAAATGAAGCTACCGGTGCGGATCCTGACACAACCCAGCCTGctcgccacctgcttctccagcatcttctccctgcctccagcacacaccatggaggaggtggaggctgctCTCTACACCAAA ACTTTGAAAACCATGGATGAGATGCTGAAGGCCTTGGTGTGCGAGGATCAGGAGCCCAACCTTCTGGTGCTGCAAATCATCTTGAAGGTCTggaggcgtgggggcaggaaggggactagtcctgtagctggggtggggctcagggaccaaGGCTCTGTTTAA